One Novosphingobium sp. G106 DNA segment encodes these proteins:
- a CDS encoding gluconolaconase: protein MTETTARYVSPNPAETAEGWKLDRVTRPSRLFGANGLHTGADGRVYVASVAGSQVSAINVDTLDIEAYAPMGGPITGPDDLAFDDAGNLYVTEITENKVRVLRPNGTSDTIADLRVANPIIFKQGRLIAGELTMGAKIVELDRNGGAPRTIIEDVPMANAFDIGPDGKLYFPAQAANEIWRVSLDGGAPEVVTKDLGVPDAVKFHPDGYIVSCQVYTGQVLKIDPRTGDKEILADIGPGLDNIAFVNGRTFVSHITGSIHEIVSPGNAKPLVEKGMQWPLGLALGESGELFIADGGFTYTLQPGGEPVLAGMLFSPGFPGWVRDVAAAGAGKWIVTTANGDVATFTPAAQESEMLAQGYDRLMGVDVSSSGAVVFAEMPTGRVLSVEGGEVTELAKGLDRPMGVAIGPDGAVYVAEAGAGRVTKIAGGRTETVIDGIGQPEGLTIAGGKLYTVDVRAKQVIESDLSGGGRRVIAANLPVGAPAGVLPKQLGGVGDMCGPMTTFAGIAASANGTLYVAGAAEGSVLALRPA from the coding sequence ATGACAGAGACCACGGCGCGCTACGTCTCGCCCAATCCGGCAGAGACGGCCGAGGGCTGGAAGCTCGATCGCGTGACGCGGCCCAGCCGCCTGTTCGGTGCGAACGGCCTGCACACCGGCGCCGACGGACGCGTCTACGTGGCCTCGGTCGCAGGCAGCCAGGTCAGCGCGATCAATGTCGATACGCTCGATATCGAGGCCTATGCGCCGATGGGCGGGCCGATCACCGGGCCGGACGACCTCGCCTTCGATGACGCCGGCAACCTCTATGTTACCGAGATCACCGAGAACAAGGTGCGCGTGCTGCGGCCCAACGGCACCAGCGACACGATCGCCGACCTGCGCGTCGCCAACCCGATCATCTTCAAGCAGGGCCGCCTGATCGCTGGAGAGCTGACGATGGGAGCCAAGATCGTCGAGCTCGATCGCAACGGCGGCGCGCCGCGCACGATTATCGAGGACGTGCCGATGGCCAACGCCTTCGACATCGGTCCGGACGGCAAGCTCTATTTCCCCGCCCAGGCGGCGAACGAGATCTGGCGTGTCAGCCTCGACGGCGGCGCGCCCGAGGTCGTGACCAAGGACCTCGGCGTGCCCGACGCGGTGAAGTTCCACCCCGACGGCTATATCGTCTCGTGCCAGGTCTATACCGGCCAGGTGCTCAAGATCGATCCGCGCACGGGGGACAAGGAAATCCTCGCCGATATCGGCCCGGGGCTCGACAACATCGCTTTCGTCAATGGCCGGACCTTCGTCTCGCACATCACCGGTTCGATCCATGAGATCGTCTCGCCCGGCAATGCCAAGCCGCTGGTCGAGAAGGGCATGCAGTGGCCGCTCGGCCTCGCCCTGGGCGAGAGCGGCGAGCTGTTCATCGCCGACGGCGGCTTCACCTACACGCTGCAGCCGGGCGGCGAGCCGGTGCTGGCCGGCATGCTGTTCTCGCCAGGCTTCCCGGGCTGGGTGCGCGATGTCGCTGCCGCTGGGGCGGGCAAGTGGATCGTCACGACCGCCAACGGCGACGTGGCCACCTTCACGCCCGCCGCGCAGGAGAGCGAAATGCTCGCGCAGGGCTACGACCGCCTGATGGGGGTGGACGTCAGTTCGAGCGGCGCGGTGGTCTTCGCCGAGATGCCGACAGGCCGCGTGCTATCGGTGGAGGGCGGCGAAGTGACCGAACTGGCCAAGGGTCTCGATCGGCCGATGGGCGTAGCGATCGGACCGGACGGCGCGGTCTATGTCGCCGAGGCGGGCGCGGGGCGCGTCACCAAGATCGCCGGCGGCAGAACCGAGACCGTGATCGACGGGATCGGCCAGCCCGAAGGCCTGACGATCGCGGGCGGCAAGCTCTATACGGTAGACGTCAGGGCCAAGCAGGTGATCGAAAGCGACCTGTCGGGCGGCGGGCGCCGCGTCATCGCTGCCAACCTGCCCGTGGGCGCGCCTGCCGGCGTGCTGCCCAAGCAACTTGGCGGCGTCGGCGACATGTGCGGGCCGATGACCACTTTCGCCGGCATCGCTGCCAGCGCGAACGGCACGCTCTACGTCGCGGGCGCTGCAGAAGGCAGCGTGCTCGCGCTGCGTCCGGCCTGA
- a CDS encoding EthD domain-containing protein: MLKQICFFKKRPDMTMDEFMDYYENQHSQLAKKSGAKPAIPNAVRYVRRYLKPEINPVTGKVHDAGYDCIMEIWWNSREDFENSQRIIADPARLPLTIADEKNLFASHDNPIVTCIEYDSPMGPNGETGRVEVVYD, encoded by the coding sequence ATGTTGAAACAGATATGCTTCTTCAAGAAGCGCCCGGACATGACCATGGACGAGTTCATGGACTACTACGAGAACCAGCACTCGCAGCTGGCCAAGAAGTCCGGCGCGAAGCCGGCAATCCCCAACGCGGTGCGCTATGTCCGTCGCTACCTCAAGCCCGAGATCAACCCGGTGACGGGCAAAGTCCACGATGCCGGCTATGACTGTATCATGGAGATCTGGTGGAACAGCCGCGAGGATTTCGAGAACTCGCAGCGCATCATCGCCGATCCAGCGCGTCTGCCGCTGACGATTGCCGACGAGAAGAACCTCTTCGCCAGCCACGACAATCCGATCGTGACCTGCATCGAATACGATTCGCCGATGGGCCCGAACGGCGAGACCGGCCGCGTCGAGGTCGTATACGATTGA
- a CDS encoding nitroreductase/quinone reductase family protein gives MSDESSAAIAATRKDWVQEHRELYLNSGGVEGHIMDIRPVGGRFFGTHCMIKYTGRKSGKVFITPLCYGDIGGEVVIVGSKGGADTHPAWYLNIKDETEIEFQVGTQAFRATLREPEGDEYQKVWDFMVDGFPFYANYQASTSRKIPLVMMQAVEAIPVFKESDATGTRQYT, from the coding sequence ATGAGTGACGAATCGTCCGCCGCCATCGCCGCGACCCGCAAGGACTGGGTGCAGGAGCACCGCGAACTCTATCTGAACTCGGGCGGGGTCGAAGGTCACATCATGGACATCCGCCCGGTCGGCGGCCGCTTCTTCGGCACCCACTGCATGATCAAGTACACGGGCCGGAAGAGCGGCAAGGTGTTCATCACCCCGCTCTGCTACGGCGATATCGGCGGCGAAGTGGTGATCGTCGGCTCGAAGGGCGGCGCCGACACGCACCCGGCCTGGTACCTGAACATCAAGGACGAGACCGAGATCGAGTTCCAGGTCGGCACCCAGGCCTTCCGCGCCACGCTGCGCGAGCCCGAAGGCGACGAGTACCAGAAGGTGTGGGACTTCATGGTCGACGGCTTCCCGTTCTACGCCAACTACCAGGCCTCGACGAGCCGCAAGATCCCGCTGGTCATGATGCAGGCGGTCGAAGCGATTCCGGTATTCAAGGAATCGGATGCCACGGGCACGCGTCAGTACACCTGA
- a CDS encoding phosphatidylinositol-specific phospholipase C1-like protein, with protein MLRLALLALAVTAAAASAASASSPQPAMAPTSSSVPQSRATGNAAAFIPARGARPTGRRCNLSAKQPSKTDADCARQWFDNNLRLNDLLVVGSHNSYKARIPDDELSIIASVSGRVARNLDYGHASLTAELDAGARQLELDVYYDPQGGRYLTPMVVRRAKADLGPDWKATMARPGFKTFHMADVDVRSTCLTFRACLSEIRAWSDAHPRHVPITILINAKDSSSVPGGVQPLKFDTAAYDALDGEVRSELGDRLITPDTVQGAYPTLREAVLANNWPTLGEARGRILFTLEEPPQKVAVYRGARKSLEGRVMFINSPDENSPAAAYFSFGDPRWDAGRIRRRVEKGFIVRTRADVDTREARANDTAPRDTALVGGAQVISTDYLWPDPRLANGYRVNLPGASAMCNPVRMGKRCAGMAIEAQAPLGDQPPAPPQVLTMR; from the coding sequence ATGCTTCGCCTTGCCCTTCTTGCGCTCGCAGTCACCGCCGCGGCCGCTTCGGCCGCATCCGCCTCCAGCCCCCAACCCGCCATGGCTCCAACTTCCAGCTCGGTCCCGCAGAGCCGTGCGACGGGCAATGCCGCGGCCTTCATCCCGGCGCGCGGCGCGCGCCCGACCGGCCGCCGCTGCAATCTCTCGGCCAAGCAACCCTCGAAGACCGACGCCGACTGCGCCCGCCAGTGGTTCGACAACAACCTGCGGCTCAACGACCTACTCGTGGTCGGCTCGCACAACAGCTACAAGGCGCGCATCCCCGACGACGAATTGTCGATCATCGCCTCGGTCAGCGGCCGCGTGGCGCGGAACCTCGACTACGGCCACGCCTCGCTGACGGCGGAGCTCGACGCCGGCGCACGCCAGCTCGAACTCGACGTCTATTACGATCCCCAGGGCGGCCGCTATCTGACGCCGATGGTGGTCCGCCGCGCCAAGGCCGATCTCGGCCCGGACTGGAAGGCAACGATGGCCAGGCCGGGCTTCAAGACCTTCCACATGGCCGATGTCGACGTACGCTCGACCTGCCTGACTTTCCGCGCCTGCCTCTCCGAGATTCGCGCCTGGTCGGACGCGCATCCGCGCCACGTGCCGATCACGATCCTGATCAACGCAAAGGACAGCAGCAGCGTCCCCGGCGGAGTGCAGCCGCTGAAGTTCGATACCGCCGCCTACGATGCGCTCGACGGCGAAGTCCGCTCCGAACTGGGCGACCGGCTGATCACGCCGGATACGGTGCAAGGCGCTTATCCGACCTTGCGTGAGGCGGTGCTCGCCAACAACTGGCCGACGCTGGGCGAAGCGCGCGGACGCATCCTGTTCACGCTCGAAGAGCCGCCGCAAAAGGTCGCCGTCTATCGCGGAGCGCGCAAGTCGCTCGAAGGACGGGTGATGTTCATCAACTCGCCCGACGAGAACTCGCCTGCCGCGGCCTATTTCTCGTTCGGCGACCCGCGGTGGGATGCCGGCCGGATCAGGCGCAGGGTCGAGAAGGGCTTTATCGTCCGCACGCGCGCCGACGTGGATACGCGCGAGGCCCGCGCCAACGACACCGCGCCGCGCGACACGGCATTGGTCGGCGGTGCGCAGGTGATCTCGACCGACTACCTCTGGCCCGACCCGCGGCTCGCCAATGGCTACCGGGTCAACCTGCCCGGCGCCTCGGCAATGTGCAATCCGGTGCGGATGGGCAAGCGCTGCGCCGGCATGGCGATCGAGGCGCAGGCACCGCTTGGCGACCAGCCGCCTGCACCGCCGCAAGTCCTGACGATGCGTTGA
- a CDS encoding SRPBCC family protein, with product MTEMGKIVEAADELAAPVTIGPEAYISEEYAKAEAEKLWRKVWLQAGRLDDIPNVGDYITYDILNDSVIIMRSAEDELRAFHNVCTHRGRRLIDTPAGKRNARGTKTNIVCGFHGWTYDRQGTCTYIEHKDDWQGVLTEERTALGKVHVDTWGGWIWVNLDPEAGPLAEYLDPAAALLDPFELQNMRPRWRRWVVFDCNWKVAMEAFNETYHVSTTHPEFMEFGQFRGWGRNQGLHSNIGYDAPKGQEEDQAKLRLGAGEDPRKSTWEMQDFTWKNANTNTTMTLVEAARRLIDEVPENTPAPEVSKHWLSSARAADEARGVVWPVVDPSHTAKTGTSWQIFPNTQIGHAVNNMLVYHYRPYKADPNKCIFEASVYELYPEGEAPETEWEYTEPNDWPPVLQQDFANMAAVQEGMKSSGFRGTQPNPYMERTVPSLHYNLAKFMGTGAPRKIEDGPGIGHNRSDTK from the coding sequence ATGACCGAGATGGGAAAGATCGTCGAAGCGGCGGATGAACTCGCCGCGCCGGTCACGATCGGGCCGGAAGCCTATATTTCCGAGGAATATGCCAAGGCCGAGGCCGAGAAGCTCTGGCGCAAGGTTTGGCTCCAGGCCGGGCGGCTCGACGACATCCCCAATGTCGGCGACTACATCACCTACGACATCCTCAACGACTCGGTGATCATCATGCGCTCGGCCGAGGACGAGCTACGCGCCTTCCACAACGTCTGCACGCACCGCGGCCGCCGCCTCATCGACACGCCCGCGGGCAAGCGCAACGCGCGCGGCACCAAGACCAACATCGTCTGCGGCTTCCACGGCTGGACCTACGACCGCCAGGGCACATGCACCTATATCGAGCACAAGGACGACTGGCAGGGCGTGCTGACCGAGGAGCGCACCGCGCTCGGCAAAGTCCACGTCGATACCTGGGGCGGCTGGATCTGGGTCAACCTCGATCCGGAGGCCGGCCCGCTGGCCGAGTACCTCGATCCCGCCGCGGCCCTGCTCGATCCTTTCGAGCTGCAGAACATGCGCCCGCGCTGGCGCCGCTGGGTGGTGTTCGACTGCAACTGGAAGGTTGCGATGGAGGCCTTTAACGAGACCTACCACGTCTCGACGACGCACCCGGAATTCATGGAGTTCGGTCAGTTTCGCGGCTGGGGTCGCAACCAGGGGCTGCACAGCAACATCGGCTACGACGCGCCCAAGGGCCAGGAAGAGGACCAGGCCAAGCTGCGCCTCGGTGCCGGCGAGGATCCGCGCAAGTCGACCTGGGAAATGCAGGACTTCACATGGAAGAACGCCAATACCAACACGACGATGACCCTGGTCGAGGCCGCACGCCGACTGATCGACGAAGTGCCCGAGAACACGCCGGCGCCCGAAGTGTCGAAGCACTGGCTGTCCTCGGCGCGCGCTGCCGATGAGGCACGCGGCGTGGTCTGGCCGGTGGTCGATCCGTCGCACACCGCGAAGACCGGCACCTCGTGGCAGATCTTCCCGAACACGCAGATCGGCCATGCGGTCAACAACATGCTGGTCTACCACTACCGCCCCTACAAGGCCGATCCCAACAAGTGCATCTTCGAAGCCTCGGTCTACGAGCTCTATCCCGAGGGCGAGGCGCCCGAAACCGAGTGGGAATATACCGAGCCGAACGACTGGCCGCCGGTGCTCCAGCAGGATTTCGCTAATATGGCGGCGGTGCAGGAAGGCATGAAGAGCTCGGGCTTCCGCGGCACGCAGCCCAATCCTTATATGGAGCGGACCGTGCCGAGCCTGCATTACAACCTCGCCAAGTTCATGGGCACGGGCGCGCCGCGCAAGATCGAGGATGGTCCGGGCATTGGCCACAACCGCAGCGATACCAAGTAG
- a CDS encoding SDR family NAD(P)-dependent oxidoreductase produces MTELRFDGRIAVITGGGRGLGRAYALLLAAKGCKVVVNDLGAPIKGDAADTSVAQQLVDEIKAAGGEAVADTNSVATPDGAQAIVQSAIDTYGKIDILIHNAGNVRYGTIRELSYDDFQSVVDVHLMGAFHLVKATHPLMCDAGYGRIVLTSSIGGIYGNNRCVNYGISKSGMIGLNNIAALEGEEFDVKSNIIVPNAVTRMADGLDTSLYPPLGPELVAPAVAWMCHEDCSISGEMITAGGGRIARCFIAETKGVYRPSWTVDEVDAAMGAIHDKQEVLDFGLHGHVGHLTHSFAMARSGER; encoded by the coding sequence ATGACTGAATTGCGTTTCGATGGCCGCATCGCTGTGATCACCGGCGGCGGCCGCGGGCTCGGCCGGGCTTATGCGCTGCTGCTGGCCGCGAAGGGCTGCAAAGTCGTGGTCAACGACCTCGGCGCGCCGATCAAGGGTGACGCCGCAGACACATCGGTCGCGCAGCAGTTGGTCGATGAGATCAAAGCCGCGGGCGGCGAAGCCGTGGCGGACACCAATTCGGTCGCCACGCCCGATGGCGCGCAGGCGATCGTCCAGTCGGCGATCGACACCTATGGCAAGATCGACATCCTGATCCACAACGCCGGCAACGTCCGCTACGGCACGATCCGCGAGCTCAGCTACGACGACTTCCAGTCGGTCGTCGACGTCCACCTGATGGGCGCGTTCCATCTGGTGAAGGCGACCCATCCGCTGATGTGCGACGCCGGCTATGGCCGCATTGTCCTGACGAGTTCGATCGGCGGCATCTATGGCAACAACCGCTGCGTCAACTACGGTATCTCGAAGTCGGGCATGATCGGGCTCAACAACATCGCCGCGCTCGAGGGGGAAGAGTTCGACGTCAAGTCGAACATCATCGTGCCGAACGCCGTGACGCGCATGGCAGACGGGCTCGACACCTCGCTGTACCCGCCGCTCGGACCAGAGCTGGTCGCCCCCGCGGTCGCCTGGATGTGCCACGAGGACTGCAGCATCTCGGGCGAGATGATCACCGCAGGCGGCGGCCGCATCGCACGCTGCTTCATCGCCGAGACCAAGGGCGTCTATCGCCCCAGCTGGACGGTCGATGAAGTCGACGCGGCCATGGGTGCCATTCACGACAAACAGGAAGTGCTAGACTTCGGCCTGCACGGCCATGTCGGCCACCTCACCCACAGCTTCGCAATGGCGCGAAGTGGAGAGAGATAA
- a CDS encoding LLM class flavin-dependent oxidoreductase, which translates to MKVNLGLSSQSADDWDRVLAGDFSRPPAIADWRWVEAMMAMGDLAEPLGFDGIWAPEHFGSPYGMVPNPLQLLTYSAGRTGAISLGTFVIVAPWWHPVRLAHQIAYLDILSNGRLTTIGLGRGVAKKEFDALGVPREQARQRFNETLDILTLAFSTPRFAYDGEIFQVPEMSLRPAPKSADLHKRFFGSAATRDSLEILTRKGLVPLFVGNKPIEQAGEDVRLVNTIRAELGLAPCQPKNTLFMYCALSEADAERSQEWVVRANMDVNLHYGFADASNFKGIAGYEAYAEREAAATALLSEAVTGKVEGKVSALPGYHASNLMIGTPDTVYAKIKAAQEACSFQEITLVTHFGNMPHEDAMKSTRLFAAEVLPALHRMEAPLHAAALPLA; encoded by the coding sequence GTGAAAGTCAATCTCGGGCTGTCGTCGCAGAGCGCCGACGACTGGGACCGCGTCTTGGCGGGCGATTTCAGCCGTCCGCCGGCGATCGCGGACTGGCGCTGGGTCGAGGCGATGATGGCCATGGGCGATCTCGCGGAGCCGCTGGGCTTCGACGGCATCTGGGCGCCCGAGCATTTCGGCTCCCCCTATGGCATGGTGCCGAACCCGCTCCAGCTGCTGACCTATTCCGCCGGGCGGACTGGGGCGATCTCGCTCGGTACTTTCGTCATCGTCGCGCCATGGTGGCATCCGGTGCGGCTGGCGCACCAGATCGCCTATCTCGATATCCTGTCGAACGGGCGCCTGACTACGATCGGGTTGGGCCGCGGCGTTGCGAAGAAGGAATTCGACGCCCTGGGCGTGCCGCGTGAGCAGGCGCGCCAGCGTTTCAATGAAACGCTCGACATCCTGACCCTGGCTTTTAGCACCCCGCGCTTCGCCTACGACGGCGAAATATTCCAGGTGCCCGAGATGTCGTTGCGCCCGGCCCCCAAGAGTGCCGATCTGCACAAGCGGTTCTTCGGCTCGGCGGCGACGCGCGATTCGCTGGAGATCCTGACCCGCAAGGGCCTCGTCCCTCTGTTCGTCGGCAATAAGCCGATCGAGCAGGCGGGCGAGGACGTGCGCCTCGTCAACACGATCCGCGCCGAACTCGGCCTCGCGCCGTGCCAGCCCAAGAACACGCTGTTCATGTACTGCGCGCTCAGCGAGGCCGATGCCGAGCGCTCGCAGGAGTGGGTCGTCAGAGCCAACATGGACGTGAATTTGCACTACGGCTTCGCCGACGCCTCGAACTTCAAGGGGATCGCCGGTTACGAGGCCTATGCCGAGCGTGAGGCCGCCGCGACTGCGCTGCTGAGCGAGGCGGTGACCGGCAAGGTCGAGGGCAAGGTATCGGCGCTCCCCGGCTACCACGCCTCGAACCTGATGATCGGCACGCCCGATACGGTCTACGCCAAGATCAAGGCGGCGCAGGAGGCGTGCTCTTTCCAGGAAATCACTCTCGTCACCCACTTCGGCAACATGCCACACGAGGATGCGATGAAGTCCACGCGCCTGTTTGCAGCGGAAGTGTTGCCCGCGCTGCACAGGATGGAAGCGCCGCTCCACGCCGCGGCGCTTCCCTTGGCCTAG
- a CDS encoding NAD(P)/FAD-dependent oxidoreductase, whose translation MTFICQPTDVPPASELDIPAMKEKYRQERDKRFRPEGEKQYAAPEDHLTHDTQEHDPFTPVVPRDALDEEIDVAILGGGWTGILAAYHLTKAGVTNFKVIDHAGGFGGTWYWNRYPGIQCDNDAYCYLPLLEEMNWLPSKKFEDGKQIHDYIQMIVAKFGFGEKGLFHTTIKGLNWDESIKRWHVATDRDDTIRAKFVIMAGGTLNTPKFPAVPGIHKFKGHKFHTSRWDYEYTGGEWGNPELTKLADKRVAILGTGATSIQAIPYLGKYAKELYVLQRTPSGVDKRDNPPTDTEWAASLKPGWQAARQENFLRAANELLPLGTPDLICDFWTEINRNINSRLEAEGATEHPMPEFWDLREKMDFQVMERIRRRVDKIVKDPATAEALKPYYRFMCKRPLSNNDYYDTFNLPGVKLIDVSATQGLEAMTEKGFIAGGQEYEIDAIVFASGFEVTSDLKRRWGLRRRRRPERHVDLRLLGRGAEDAARHDRAQLPQHVLHRLRPGRPQRHHDFAVRRTGPPCLVGHQPGAAAGRQVDRTEPGRPGRLPQAVQGTRARPFGDPQRLHPQLLHQRRRQGSQVVPVPRLGPGLGQLAGDARRLAPEGRLRGHDGREVSDETGRRAGNAAPFPRLSAAT comes from the coding sequence ATGACCTTTATCTGCCAGCCCACCGACGTTCCGCCAGCGTCCGAACTCGACATCCCGGCGATGAAGGAGAAGTATCGGCAAGAGCGCGACAAGCGCTTTCGGCCGGAAGGCGAGAAGCAGTATGCGGCGCCCGAGGACCACCTCACGCACGACACCCAGGAGCACGATCCCTTCACCCCGGTAGTGCCGCGCGACGCGCTGGACGAAGAGATCGACGTCGCGATCCTCGGCGGCGGCTGGACGGGCATCCTCGCCGCTTATCACCTGACCAAGGCGGGCGTGACCAACTTCAAGGTCATCGACCATGCCGGCGGTTTCGGCGGCACCTGGTACTGGAACCGCTACCCCGGCATCCAGTGCGACAACGACGCCTATTGCTATCTGCCGCTGCTCGAGGAGATGAACTGGCTGCCCTCGAAGAAGTTCGAGGACGGCAAGCAGATCCACGACTACATCCAGATGATCGTCGCCAAGTTCGGATTCGGCGAAAAGGGCCTGTTCCACACGACGATCAAGGGTCTGAACTGGGACGAGTCGATCAAGCGCTGGCACGTCGCGACCGACCGCGACGACACGATCCGCGCCAAGTTCGTCATCATGGCCGGCGGCACCTTGAACACGCCGAAGTTCCCGGCCGTGCCCGGCATCCACAAGTTCAAGGGTCACAAGTTCCACACCAGCCGCTGGGACTATGAATATACCGGCGGCGAATGGGGCAATCCCGAGCTGACCAAGCTCGCCGACAAGCGCGTCGCCATCCTGGGCACCGGCGCGACCTCGATCCAGGCGATCCCCTATCTCGGCAAATACGCCAAGGAACTTTACGTCCTCCAGCGTACGCCTTCGGGCGTCGACAAGCGCGACAATCCACCGACCGACACCGAATGGGCGGCTTCGCTCAAGCCAGGCTGGCAGGCGGCGCGGCAGGAGAACTTCCTGCGCGCGGCGAACGAGCTCCTGCCGCTCGGAACGCCCGATCTGATCTGCGACTTCTGGACCGAGATCAACCGCAACATCAATTCCAGGCTCGAGGCCGAAGGCGCGACCGAGCATCCGATGCCCGAGTTCTGGGACCTGCGCGAGAAGATGGACTTCCAGGTGATGGAACGCATCCGCCGCCGCGTCGACAAGATCGTCAAGGACCCGGCGACAGCCGAGGCGCTGAAGCCCTACTACCGCTTCATGTGCAAGCGGCCGCTGTCGAACAACGACTATTACGATACCTTCAACTTGCCCGGCGTGAAGCTGATCGACGTGTCGGCGACGCAGGGCCTCGAAGCCATGACCGAGAAGGGCTTCATCGCTGGCGGCCAGGAATACGAAATCGACGCGATTGTCTTCGCCTCGGGCTTCGAAGTCACCAGCGACCTCAAGCGCCGCTGGGGGCTTCGACGACGTCGTCGGCCGGAACGGCACGTCGATCTACGACTACTGGGGCGAGGGGCCGAAGACGCTGCACGGCATGACCGCGCACAACTTCCCCAACATGTTCTTCACCGGCTACGTCCAGGGCGGCCTCAACGGCACCACGACTTTGCAGTTCGGCGAACAGGGCCGCCATGCCTCGTGGGTCATCAGCCAGGCGCTGCAGCAGGGCGTCAAGTCGATCGAACCGAGCCAGGAAGGCCAGGACGCCTACCTCAAGCGGTTCAAGGAACTCGAGCTCGACCTTTCGGCGATCCTCAACGACTGCACCCCCAGCTACTTCACCAACGAAGGCGACAAGGAAGCCAAGTGGTTCCTGTTCCGCGGCTGGGGCCTGGGCTGGGACAACTGGCAGGCGATGCTCGAAGACTGGCGCCAGAAGGGCGACTTCGCGGGCATGACGGTCGAGAAGTAAGCGACGAAACGGGGCGGCGAGCCGGAAACGCCGCCCCGTTTCCGCGTCTCAGCGCAGCGACTTGA